In a single window of the Bactrocera dorsalis isolate Fly_Bdor chromosome 2, ASM2337382v1, whole genome shotgun sequence genome:
- the LOC105227622 gene encoding uncharacterized protein LOC105227622, producing MATVKKSTHENTADYDGEPGCDTLHEVNAMFRHFWDPTKYWTCEEQGRPAKLERCPQSHLYMDSQSKCVMYTDWHWTDPAEPPSRPRSAKST from the coding sequence ATGGCAACAGTGAAGAAATCAACACATGAAAATACTGCCGATTATGATGGCGAACCCGGCTGCGACACATTGCACGAGGTTAACGCCATGTTCCGTCACTTCTGGGACCCTACAAAATATTGGACATGTGAGGAACAAGGCCGTCCAGCTAAACTAGAACGCTGTCCACAATCGCATCTATATATGGACTCGCAAAGTAAATGTGTCATGTATACTGATTGGCATTGGACCGACCCCGCTGAACCGCCAAGCCGTCCGAGAAGCGCGAAAAGCACGTGA
- the LOC105227621 gene encoding adipocyte plasma membrane-associated protein isoform X3 produces the protein MGLLHAIGIRVMNFMVFFLIVILLPGLPPRTTFPFKAFVVTPAKDLKGALEPNQHLDGAERLLEGRVYGPECLIARKNEIYTGIHGGEIIKLTADHVTHVAKIGQPCEEIFEEARCGRPLGLAFDTQGNNLIVADAYYGIWLIDLNTNQKKLLVSPQQEQPGKDIPREAKIFNTVAVDQKGDIYWTDSESDFVLLDLVFGSLANPSGRLFKYDRANNVSKVLLDELFFANGLALSPDEDFIVVAETGAMRLTKYYLKGAKAGQSEVFVEGLPGLPDNLTPDAEGIWVPLVMAADSEHPNGFNMFTNFPSIRLFLARLLSLFELPFRLINNAFPNKLAQRFIHFIGHGESMMLLSPKRSTIVRVDWNGNIVGSLHGTDKSSGAVSHVLEFNDYLYLGSPYNRFLARVKSPRAGRQPEVKVRNVSKPKPAATKPLTTTVPPTTTTSSTTTTTTPRPTTTTPKPTTTTTTRPPTTTTTTTTTTTTRKPSTTTTAPSPKTTTTAKPKATTTTTTTTTTPKPTSAPPKASTATPKAKSSTTTARPAAEQKRVPPKEPAPIKEEIPNDTKPPKFDKLKVITKTGEHLEF, from the exons ATGGGTCTGTTACACGCCATTGGTATTAGGGTAATGAATTTTATGGTGTTTTTCctaattgtaattttattgcCGGGTCTGCCACCGCGTACCACTTTTCCATTCAAAGCTTTTGT TGTGACGCCTGCTAAAGATTTGAAAGGAGCCTTAGAGCCTAATCAGCACCTAGATGGTGCCGAACGCCTCCTCGAAGGGCGTGTCTATGGCCCAGAATGTCTCATTGCACGTAAAAATGAGATATACACCGGCATACATGGTGGTGAGATAATTAAACTAACTGCCGATCATGTTACACACGTAGCAAAAATTGGACAACCTTGTG aagaaatatttgaagaagCCCGTTGCGGAAGACCTTTGGGCCTTGCCTTTGATACGCAGGGTAATAATTTGATTGTGGCGGACGCATACTACGGAATTTGGCTGATAGATCTTAATACGAATCAAAAGAAATTGCTGGTATCGCCACAACAAGAACAACCTGGTAAAGATATTCCACGTGAAGCTAAAATTTTCAACACGGTTGCCGTTGATCAGAAAGGTGACATTTATTGGACAGATTCGGAATCAGATTTTGTGTTGCTCGATTTAGTATTTGGCTCTTTGGCAAACCCCTCTGGCCG gCTCTTCAAATATGATCGTGCTAACAATGTTAGCAAAGTTTTGCTGGACGAATTATTCTTTGCTAATGGTTTGGCCCTAAGTCCCGATGAAGACTTCATTGTTGTCGCCGAGACCGGAGCGATGCGTTTGACAAAGTACTATTTAAAGGGCGCCAAAGCCGGTCAGAGTGAAGTCTTTGTAGAGGGTTTACCTGGTTTGCCCGACAATTTGACACCTGATGCTGAAGGCATATGGGTACCGCTAGTGATGGCAGCAGATAGCGAACATCCGAATGGCTTTAATATGTTCACCAACTTCCCCAGCATACGTTTATTCTTGGCACGTCTGCTTAGTCTCTTCGAATTGCCCTTCCGTCTAATTAACAACGCCTTCCCCAATAAGCTGGCCCAAAGGTTTATTCACTTCATCGGCCATGGCGAGAGTATGATGCTCTTGTCACCCAAACGTTCAACCATTGTGAGAGTAGATTGGAACGGTAATATTGTGGGTTCGTTACACGGTACCGATAAGTCGTCGGGCGCTGTTTCGCATGTATTGGAATTTAACGATTACTTGTACTTGGGTTCGCCGTACAATCGGTTTTTGGCGCGTGTGAAATCACCCAGAGCCGGTCGCCAGCCGGAGGTGAAAGTGCGGAATGTCAG CAAGCCAAAGCCTGCCGCTACTAAACCACTAACTACGACTgtgccaccaacaacaacaacaagctcgACGACGACGACAACTACACCGCGACCAACTACAACAACACCTAAACCGACCACGACAACTACAACAAGACCacctactacaacaacaacaacaacaacaacaacaacaactagaaaACCATCCACAACTACAACAGCACCATCACCAAAAACGACGACGACTGCCAAACCCAAAGctaccaccacaacaacaacaacaactacaacaccaAAACCAACTTCAGCGCCACCAAAAGCATCAACGGCTACACCGAAAGCAAAATCAAGCACCACAACAGCACGTCCCGCTGCCGAGCAGAAACGTGTGCCTCCAAAGGAGCCAGCACCGATTAAGGAGGAAATACCAAACGACACGAAACCACCCAAATTCGACAAGCTTAAAGTGATCACCAAAACCGGCGAACATCTCGAATTTTAA
- the LOC105227621 gene encoding adipocyte plasma membrane-associated protein isoform X1, translating into MGLLHAIGIRVMNFMVFFLIVILLPGLPPRTTFPFKAFVVTPAKDLKGALEPNQHLDGAERLLEGRVYGPECLIARKNEIYTGIHGGEIIKLTADHVTHVAKIGQPCEEIFEEARCGRPLGLAFDTQGNNLIVADAYYGIWLIDLNTNQKKLLVSPQQEQPGKDIPREAKIFNTVAVDQKGDIYWTDSESDFVLLDLVFGSLANPSGRLFKYDRANNVSKVLLDELFFANGLALSPDEDFIVVAETGAMRLTKYYLKGAKAGQSEVFVEGLPGLPDNLTPDAEGIWVPLVMAADSEHPNGFNMFTNFPSIRLFLARLLSLFELPFRLINNAFPNKLAQRFIHFIGHGESMMLLSPKRSTIVRVDWNGNIVGSLHGTDKSSGAVSHVLEFNDYLYLGSPYNRFLARVKSPRAGRQPEVKVRNVRYEGANLEASVKPSTASTTTTSKPKPAATKPLTTTVPPTTTTSSTTTTTTPRPTTTTPKPTTTTTTRPPTTTTTTTTTTTTRKPSTTTTAPSPKTTTTAKPKATTTTTTTTTTPKPTSAPPKASTATPKAKSSTTTARPAAEQKRVPPKEPAPIKEEIPNDTKPPKFDKLKVITKTGEHLEF; encoded by the exons ATGGGTCTGTTACACGCCATTGGTATTAGGGTAATGAATTTTATGGTGTTTTTCctaattgtaattttattgcCGGGTCTGCCACCGCGTACCACTTTTCCATTCAAAGCTTTTGT TGTGACGCCTGCTAAAGATTTGAAAGGAGCCTTAGAGCCTAATCAGCACCTAGATGGTGCCGAACGCCTCCTCGAAGGGCGTGTCTATGGCCCAGAATGTCTCATTGCACGTAAAAATGAGATATACACCGGCATACATGGTGGTGAGATAATTAAACTAACTGCCGATCATGTTACACACGTAGCAAAAATTGGACAACCTTGTG aagaaatatttgaagaagCCCGTTGCGGAAGACCTTTGGGCCTTGCCTTTGATACGCAGGGTAATAATTTGATTGTGGCGGACGCATACTACGGAATTTGGCTGATAGATCTTAATACGAATCAAAAGAAATTGCTGGTATCGCCACAACAAGAACAACCTGGTAAAGATATTCCACGTGAAGCTAAAATTTTCAACACGGTTGCCGTTGATCAGAAAGGTGACATTTATTGGACAGATTCGGAATCAGATTTTGTGTTGCTCGATTTAGTATTTGGCTCTTTGGCAAACCCCTCTGGCCG gCTCTTCAAATATGATCGTGCTAACAATGTTAGCAAAGTTTTGCTGGACGAATTATTCTTTGCTAATGGTTTGGCCCTAAGTCCCGATGAAGACTTCATTGTTGTCGCCGAGACCGGAGCGATGCGTTTGACAAAGTACTATTTAAAGGGCGCCAAAGCCGGTCAGAGTGAAGTCTTTGTAGAGGGTTTACCTGGTTTGCCCGACAATTTGACACCTGATGCTGAAGGCATATGGGTACCGCTAGTGATGGCAGCAGATAGCGAACATCCGAATGGCTTTAATATGTTCACCAACTTCCCCAGCATACGTTTATTCTTGGCACGTCTGCTTAGTCTCTTCGAATTGCCCTTCCGTCTAATTAACAACGCCTTCCCCAATAAGCTGGCCCAAAGGTTTATTCACTTCATCGGCCATGGCGAGAGTATGATGCTCTTGTCACCCAAACGTTCAACCATTGTGAGAGTAGATTGGAACGGTAATATTGTGGGTTCGTTACACGGTACCGATAAGTCGTCGGGCGCTGTTTCGCATGTATTGGAATTTAACGATTACTTGTACTTGGGTTCGCCGTACAATCGGTTTTTGGCGCGTGTGAAATCACCCAGAGCCGGTCGCCAGCCGGAGGTGAAAGTGCGGAATGTCAGGTATGAAGGCGCTAATTTAGAAGCATCTGTTAAGCCATCAACTGCATCTACTACCACTACTAGCAAGCCAAAGCCTGCCGCTACTAAACCACTAACTACGACTgtgccaccaacaacaacaacaagctcgACGACGACGACAACTACACCGCGACCAACTACAACAACACCTAAACCGACCACGACAACTACAACAAGACCacctactacaacaacaacaacaacaacaacaacaacaactagaaaACCATCCACAACTACAACAGCACCATCACCAAAAACGACGACGACTGCCAAACCCAAAGctaccaccacaacaacaacaacaactacaacaccaAAACCAACTTCAGCGCCACCAAAAGCATCAACGGCTACACCGAAAGCAAAATCAAGCACCACAACAGCACGTCCCGCTGCCGAGCAGAAACGTGTGCCTCCAAAGGAGCCAGCACCGATTAAGGAGGAAATACCAAACGACACGAAACCACCCAAATTCGACAAGCTTAAAGTGATCACCAAAACCGGCGAACATCTCGAATTTTAA
- the LOC105227621 gene encoding adipocyte plasma membrane-associated protein isoform X2 — protein sequence MGLLHAIGIRVMNFMVFFLIVILLPGLPPRTTFPFKAFVVTPAKDLKGALEPNQHLDGAERLLEGRVYGPECLIARKNEIYTGIHGGEIIKLTADHVTHVAKIGQPCEIFEEARCGRPLGLAFDTQGNNLIVADAYYGIWLIDLNTNQKKLLVSPQQEQPGKDIPREAKIFNTVAVDQKGDIYWTDSESDFVLLDLVFGSLANPSGRLFKYDRANNVSKVLLDELFFANGLALSPDEDFIVVAETGAMRLTKYYLKGAKAGQSEVFVEGLPGLPDNLTPDAEGIWVPLVMAADSEHPNGFNMFTNFPSIRLFLARLLSLFELPFRLINNAFPNKLAQRFIHFIGHGESMMLLSPKRSTIVRVDWNGNIVGSLHGTDKSSGAVSHVLEFNDYLYLGSPYNRFLARVKSPRAGRQPEVKVRNVRYEGANLEASVKPSTASTTTTSKPKPAATKPLTTTVPPTTTTSSTTTTTTPRPTTTTPKPTTTTTTRPPTTTTTTTTTTTTRKPSTTTTAPSPKTTTTAKPKATTTTTTTTTTPKPTSAPPKASTATPKAKSSTTTARPAAEQKRVPPKEPAPIKEEIPNDTKPPKFDKLKVITKTGEHLEF from the exons ATGGGTCTGTTACACGCCATTGGTATTAGGGTAATGAATTTTATGGTGTTTTTCctaattgtaattttattgcCGGGTCTGCCACCGCGTACCACTTTTCCATTCAAAGCTTTTGT TGTGACGCCTGCTAAAGATTTGAAAGGAGCCTTAGAGCCTAATCAGCACCTAGATGGTGCCGAACGCCTCCTCGAAGGGCGTGTCTATGGCCCAGAATGTCTCATTGCACGTAAAAATGAGATATACACCGGCATACATGGTGGTGAGATAATTAAACTAACTGCCGATCATGTTACACACGTAGCAAAAATTGGACAACCTTGTG aaatatttgaagaagCCCGTTGCGGAAGACCTTTGGGCCTTGCCTTTGATACGCAGGGTAATAATTTGATTGTGGCGGACGCATACTACGGAATTTGGCTGATAGATCTTAATACGAATCAAAAGAAATTGCTGGTATCGCCACAACAAGAACAACCTGGTAAAGATATTCCACGTGAAGCTAAAATTTTCAACACGGTTGCCGTTGATCAGAAAGGTGACATTTATTGGACAGATTCGGAATCAGATTTTGTGTTGCTCGATTTAGTATTTGGCTCTTTGGCAAACCCCTCTGGCCG gCTCTTCAAATATGATCGTGCTAACAATGTTAGCAAAGTTTTGCTGGACGAATTATTCTTTGCTAATGGTTTGGCCCTAAGTCCCGATGAAGACTTCATTGTTGTCGCCGAGACCGGAGCGATGCGTTTGACAAAGTACTATTTAAAGGGCGCCAAAGCCGGTCAGAGTGAAGTCTTTGTAGAGGGTTTACCTGGTTTGCCCGACAATTTGACACCTGATGCTGAAGGCATATGGGTACCGCTAGTGATGGCAGCAGATAGCGAACATCCGAATGGCTTTAATATGTTCACCAACTTCCCCAGCATACGTTTATTCTTGGCACGTCTGCTTAGTCTCTTCGAATTGCCCTTCCGTCTAATTAACAACGCCTTCCCCAATAAGCTGGCCCAAAGGTTTATTCACTTCATCGGCCATGGCGAGAGTATGATGCTCTTGTCACCCAAACGTTCAACCATTGTGAGAGTAGATTGGAACGGTAATATTGTGGGTTCGTTACACGGTACCGATAAGTCGTCGGGCGCTGTTTCGCATGTATTGGAATTTAACGATTACTTGTACTTGGGTTCGCCGTACAATCGGTTTTTGGCGCGTGTGAAATCACCCAGAGCCGGTCGCCAGCCGGAGGTGAAAGTGCGGAATGTCAGGTATGAAGGCGCTAATTTAGAAGCATCTGTTAAGCCATCAACTGCATCTACTACCACTACTAGCAAGCCAAAGCCTGCCGCTACTAAACCACTAACTACGACTgtgccaccaacaacaacaacaagctcgACGACGACGACAACTACACCGCGACCAACTACAACAACACCTAAACCGACCACGACAACTACAACAAGACCacctactacaacaacaacaacaacaacaacaacaacaactagaaaACCATCCACAACTACAACAGCACCATCACCAAAAACGACGACGACTGCCAAACCCAAAGctaccaccacaacaacaacaacaactacaacaccaAAACCAACTTCAGCGCCACCAAAAGCATCAACGGCTACACCGAAAGCAAAATCAAGCACCACAACAGCACGTCCCGCTGCCGAGCAGAAACGTGTGCCTCCAAAGGAGCCAGCACCGATTAAGGAGGAAATACCAAACGACACGAAACCACCCAAATTCGACAAGCTTAAAGTGATCACCAAAACCGGCGAACATCTCGAATTTTAA
- the LOC105227618 gene encoding max-like protein X isoform X1 gives MMAENRGSAQTEFGNNTRSKDDYSMTMDHDADQNTQESRDDSTHTPNSSAHNTDEDDDSGDGRSSSALASSSTLSYKERRREAHTQAEQKRRDAIKKGYDSLQELVPTCQQNDSASGYKLSKALILQKSIDYIGYLNLQKKKQEEESAALQKEVAALRIIQHSYEHMLQHQQANPGPEEARLTDEAKFQVFQAFMDEMFETFQHIPMDNFKQLTTGVIPWLEEYCKPHILRNILSRTLQQMSQTQAQEKQKQQDNEGFS, from the exons ATGATGGCGGAAAATCGTGGCTCCGCACAAACCGAATTTG GTAATAATACGCGCTCAAAAGACGACTACTCCATGACAATGGACCACGATGCAGACCAAAATACGCAAGAGAGTCGAGATGATAGCACACATACACCAAATTCATCAGCTCACAACACAG ATGAGGACGATGACAGTGGTGATGGACGTAGTAGCTCTGCGCTGGCTTCATCGTCAACCTTAAGTTACAAAGAAAGACGTCGCGAAGCGCACACGCAAGCTGAACAAAAACGGCGTGATGCTATCAAGAAAGGTTATGATAGCCTGCAAGAACTAGTGCCTACATGTCAACAAAATGATTCAGCATCTGGTTATAAATTAAGTAAAGCGCTCATACTGCAAAAATCAATTGACTATATAGGTTACTTAAACTTACAAAAGAAGAAGCAAGAAGAGGAAAGTGCTGCATTGCAAAAAGAAGTTGCAGCTTTACGCATAATACAGCACAGTTATGAGCATATGTTGCAGCATCAGCAAGCAAATCCTGGGCCCGAAGAAGCGCGTCTAACCGACGAGGCAAAATTTCAAGTG TTCCAGGCATTTATGGACGAGATGTTCGAAACATTCCAGCATATACCAATGGATAACTTTAAACAGCTGACAACCGGCGTAATACCCTGGTTAGAAGAATACTGCAAGCCACATATTTTGCGAAACATTCTCAGTCGCACGCTGCAACAGATGTCCCAAACGCAAGCCCAGGAGAAACAGAAGCAGCAGGATAACGAAGGTTTCAGCTGA
- the LOC105227618 gene encoding max-like protein X isoform X2: MMAENRGSAQTEFDDYSMTMDHDADQNTQESRDDSTHTPNSSAHNTDEDDDSGDGRSSSALASSSTLSYKERRREAHTQAEQKRRDAIKKGYDSLQELVPTCQQNDSASGYKLSKALILQKSIDYIGYLNLQKKKQEEESAALQKEVAALRIIQHSYEHMLQHQQANPGPEEARLTDEAKFQVFQAFMDEMFETFQHIPMDNFKQLTTGVIPWLEEYCKPHILRNILSRTLQQMSQTQAQEKQKQQDNEGFS; this comes from the exons ATGATGGCGGAAAATCGTGGCTCCGCACAAACCGAATTTG ACGACTACTCCATGACAATGGACCACGATGCAGACCAAAATACGCAAGAGAGTCGAGATGATAGCACACATACACCAAATTCATCAGCTCACAACACAG ATGAGGACGATGACAGTGGTGATGGACGTAGTAGCTCTGCGCTGGCTTCATCGTCAACCTTAAGTTACAAAGAAAGACGTCGCGAAGCGCACACGCAAGCTGAACAAAAACGGCGTGATGCTATCAAGAAAGGTTATGATAGCCTGCAAGAACTAGTGCCTACATGTCAACAAAATGATTCAGCATCTGGTTATAAATTAAGTAAAGCGCTCATACTGCAAAAATCAATTGACTATATAGGTTACTTAAACTTACAAAAGAAGAAGCAAGAAGAGGAAAGTGCTGCATTGCAAAAAGAAGTTGCAGCTTTACGCATAATACAGCACAGTTATGAGCATATGTTGCAGCATCAGCAAGCAAATCCTGGGCCCGAAGAAGCGCGTCTAACCGACGAGGCAAAATTTCAAGTG TTCCAGGCATTTATGGACGAGATGTTCGAAACATTCCAGCATATACCAATGGATAACTTTAAACAGCTGACAACCGGCGTAATACCCTGGTTAGAAGAATACTGCAAGCCACATATTTTGCGAAACATTCTCAGTCGCACGCTGCAACAGATGTCCCAAACGCAAGCCCAGGAGAAACAGAAGCAGCAGGATAACGAAGGTTTCAGCTGA
- the LOC105227620 gene encoding uncharacterized protein LOC105227620, translating into MAVAIQDISKLPKCVKDITKSDEYIKYLPSIATKAKTKEEAECLLQHIVAVIEFEIFSKSQTDASNVANQVVLNTAYRAYFQLIQQHKLPEIHLNALPKPKLLYAEEVGFQLLYAMLLTDQHARTFDPETLLIDCTKALSDAINDDCASLLYILKVLNLLLGKFPKRNVNIPLQQIYYCLQCNQCGMREESLNLFWNCCRQIDYAFANFQVILEFWPWSNRYKFYLISCILKTHNLIEYLQSANHLVNEFFAGVRLSLSHKSLLAASQYLVKALSTQNSDELLLLSTDILTRGSVKEIKNFYAQWYGRIEQKDRLFEFLQNQPEIVNFLENTIDGSIEQDYFRSTLIFSMFSRQIFEASKLHFFKISTELITNCFQFELETQMLIFKFIVDNLASFAIEDCLEFTAAFIKEHKCIENAQYRNEILGKIPTIVNYVSKTFNKLHYVGGITTLETSIHTFFKHMHILIDDDIGSNIYQPKIFSLRLLEILLKSLYADNLEKNAKNCCLTQNKKLGNFLVEQKVFESASVAAALFKLLDDPLGFDDALELIMRLLQQIKFSEVDESVRLCKEFSRRCDVDECVLSTLYARVTLNCCKSTGDEETISILLQFAITSLKEELEDFQKDPLLVCKTRNHLFGFINIVGEVVQGNISLKTESQNDILDLLEKVLNLVLDLLNVCKADPLQAASNAASFQDMDESLEILVQKSAYKVEDHGEFRKFLLMSFWLTLKAACDLATEIGMRYVATTEHDSTHCQILKRCLDINVTVLTRCRHKGAIEAAGVSIGKLTKSITSHCPTTSAVYHLLDNCLKLLFDNTKQVSVTRRGAGYSIMMLHIVKNEQQRTRPLLKSVMDRTIALLKNYCATDASHVENFDRLEALLMHYLGVLVRDTELREATSHYYNEILLVTLKRIEHPEWTEFNAALQLFGALIPKIVGQTLAKDFDAAAGNENNDITYDEIIRKLPTACDYILNYFASKQDLNTDTRTTVLFLGFLSKVKHLPKQIEANECSFLQRIRELMWRLLAHRCESVRKLAALCFVRAHDFRLELPQALISISNILGNVSNENLFLGFIATLAEGILRMQHESMHINEGAYKDFMQRLRSSLANLKLTNKYEPYSISKLLDIFLLVGFDAQVSIVQELLRAPTADKAAIGYDVWQQCAEKFMCKS; encoded by the exons ATGGCAGTTGCAATTCAAGACATTAGTAAGCTTCCAAAGTGTGTAAAAGATATTACCAAGTCCGatgagtatataaaatatttgcct TCaattgcaacaaaagcaaaaactaaaGAGGAGGCAGAATGTTTACTTCAGCACATTGTGGCTGTAATTGAGTTCGAAATTTTCTCAAAATCGCAAACAGATGCATCGAATGTAGCCAATCAGGTTGTTTTGAATACAGCCTATCGTGCGTATTTTCAATTGATACAACAACATAAACTGCCAGAGATACATTTGAACGCTTTACCTAAGCCGAAATTATTATATGCCGAGGAGGTTGGCTTCCAGTTATTATACGCCATGCTATTAACTGATCAGCATGCGCGGACTTTCGATCCTGAGACCCTACTTATTGATTGCACCAAAGCATTAAGTGACGCCATCAACGACGACTGCGCTAGCTTGCTATACATACTTAAagtattgaatttattattggGTAAATTTCCAAAGCGCAACGTAAATATACCGCTCCAGCAAATCTATTATTGCCTGCAATGCAACCAATGTGGCATGCGCGAAGAGTCGCTGAACCTTTTCTGGAATTGCTGTCGGCAAATTGACTATGCATTCGCGAATTTTCAAGTTATTTTAGAGTTTTGGCCATGGTCAAACCGATATAAATTCTATTTAATTAGTTGCATATTGAAAACGCacaatttaattgaatatcTGCAGAGTGCCAACCATTTAGTGAATGAATTTTTCGCTGGTGTACGTCTAAGTTTAAGTCATAAAAGTCTTTTAGCCGCTAGTCAATATTTAGTAAAAGCGTTAAGTACACAAAACTCAGATGAGCTACTACTGTTAAGTACTGATATACTCACTAGGGGTTCAgttaaagaaatcaaaaatttttacgCGCAATGGTATGGACGTATAGAACAAAAGGATAGACTGTtcgaatttttgcaaaatcaacCGGAAATAGTAAATTTCCTCGAAAACACTATCGATGGATCCATTGAACAGGATTATTTTCGTTCAACCTTAATCTTCAGCATGTTTTCACGGCAAATATTCGAAGCTTCAAAGCTACACTTTTTTAAAATCAGCACAGAACTTATAACAAACTGCTTCCAATTCGAATTGGAAACCCAAATGTTGATTTTCAAATTCATAGTTGACAATTTGGCTAGTTTTGCCATTGAGGATTGCTTGGAATTCACTGCTGCATTTATAAAGGAGCATAAATGCATAGAAAATGCTCAGTATCGTAATGAAATTTTGGGTAAAATACCAACCATCGTTAATTATGTGTCAAAAACCTTTAACAAATTACATTATGTGGGTGGAATAACAACACTAGAGACCAGTATACACACATTTTTCAAgcatatgcatattttaattgatgATGACATTGGTAGCAACATTTATCAaccgaaaatattttcgttGCGTCTCTTAGAGATTTTGCTAAAATCACTATACGCTGACAATTTGGAGAAGAATGCTAAAAATTGCTGTTTAacgcaaaataaaaaacttggTAACTTTTTAGTTGAACAAAAGGTATTTGAATCTGCTAGCGTAGCAGCAGCACTTTTTAAACTACTCGACGATCCTTTGGGATTTGATGATGCATTAGAATTGATAATGCGCTTACTACAGCAAATCAAATTTTCCGAAGTGGACGAAAGTGTGCGCTTATGCAAGGAATTTAGCCGCCGCTGCGATGTGGACGAATGTGTTTTAAGTACACTTTATGCTAGAGTTACATTAAATTGCTGCAAAAGTACTGGCGATGAAGAAACGATTTCCATTTTACTTCAGTTCGCTATAACTTCTTTGAAAGAAGAACTAGAAGATTTTCAAAAAGATCCGCTGCTTGTGTGCAAGACACGAAATCACTTATTTGGCTTTATCAATATAGTTGGAGAAGTTGTGCAAGGCAATATCAGTCTAAAAACGGAATCACAGAACGATATACTTGACCTTTTAGAAaaagtactaaatttagttttggATTTACTGAATGTATGCAAAGCTGATCCCTTGCAAGCTGCTAGTAATGCTGCGAGCTTCCAAGACATGGACGAGAGTTTGGAAATTTTGGTACAGAAAAGCGCCTACAAAGTCGAAGATCATGGagaatttcgtaaatttttactTATGTCATTTTGGCTAACATTGAAG gCTGCCTGTGATTTGGCCACAGAAATCGGTATGCGATATGTAGCAACAACTGAGCATGACTCCACTCATTGCCAGATATTAAAGCGTTGCTTGGATATAAATGTAACAGTGCTAACACGTTGTAGACACAAAGGGGCTATCGAAGCAGCTGGCGTAAGTATAG GCAAACTAACTAAAAGTATCACTTCGCATTGCCCTACAACTTCGGCGGTGTACCACTTATTAGACAATTGCTTGAAGCTTTTGTTCGACAATACAAAGCAGGTGAGTGTTACACGTCGGGGTGCCGGTTACTCCATAATGATGCTGCATATCGTGAAGAATGAACAGCAACGCACCAGACCACTACTCAAGTCCGTAATGGATAGAACTATCGCGTTACTTAAGAATTATTGCGCGACTGACGCCTCGCATGTCGAGAATTTCGATCGTTTGGAGGCTTTACTAATGCACTACCTAGGCGTTTTAGTGCGCGATACTGAGTTGCGTGAGGCCACATCACATTATTACAATGAAATACTCTTAGTAACATTGAAACGCATCGAGCATCCCGAGTGGACGGAATTCAATGCAGCGTTGCAACTTTTTGGCGCATTAATACCGAAAATTGTTGGACAAACACTGGCCAAAGATTTTGATGCAGCAGCTGGCAATGAAAACAACGATATTACCTATGATGAAATCATACGAAAACTGCCAACGGCCTGTGATTATATACTCAACTATTTTGCCAGCAAGCAAGACTTGAATACCGACACACGCACCACCGTTTTATTCCTGGGCTTCCTCTCCAAAGTTAAGCATTTACCCAAACAAATTGAGGCGAATGAATGCAGTTTCTTGCAACGCATACGCGAGTTAATGTGGCGTCTATTGGCGCATCGCTGTGAAAGTGTGCGTAAATTGGCTGCGCTATGTTTTGTACGCGCCCACGACTTTAGACTTGAACTACCACAAGCGTTAATAAGCATTTCCAATATACTCGGTAATGTAAGCAATGAGAATTTGTTTCTGGGTTTCATCGCTACGCTTGCGGAAGGCATACTGCGTATGCAACATGAAAGTATGCACATTAACGAAGGGGCTTACAAAGATTTTATGCAACGACTACGTTCATCGTTGGCCAACTTGAAACTCACAAATAAATATGAACCATACTCAATAAGTAAACTGTTGGATATTTTCCTATTGGTTGGCTTTGATGCACAGGTGAGCATTGTGCAGGAATTGCTACGTGCACCAACTGCGGACAAAGCTGCTATTGGCTATGATGTGTGGCAGCAGTGCGCTGAAAAGTTTATGTGCAAATCGTAA